One genomic region from Phragmites australis chromosome 1, lpPhrAust1.1, whole genome shotgun sequence encodes:
- the LOC133921154 gene encoding bifunctional riboflavin kinase/FMN phosphatase-like isoform X2, translating into MAAAHQVSAVIFDLDGTLLDTERVTRDILNEFLAAYGKVPDAEKEEKRLGQMYKESTTGVIADYGLPLTVEEYSEAMHPLYLRRWQKAKPLPGVKRLVKHLHKNGVPLALASNSIRRNIDHKLAKLEDWGDCFSVILGGDQVPKGKPSPDIFLEAAKRLGVNPSSCLVIEDSLVGVQGAKASGAKVVAVPSLQSQRQLYSIADVVLYSLLDFHPELWGLPPFEDRIQGALPIDPLFSNVQIGNAILNNLHMVLSDDRTYEFIPDQISGIFFGWAKFKVHGFSKVVIGIGWDFSQQNPERVMENILQALSITDEDRRIASDALDLLAFSECANGLHLT; encoded by the exons ATGGCAGCGGCGCACCAGGTCTCGGCAGTGATCTTTGATCTGGACGGCACCCTCCTGGACACAG AGAGGGTGACAAGGGACATCTTGAATGAATTCTTGGCGGCGTACGGGAAGGTCCCTGATGCggagaaggaagagaagaggTTGGGGCAGATGTACAAGGAATCTACTACCGGGGTCATCGCAGACTACGGGCTGCCGCTGACTGTTGAGGAGTACTCGGAAGCGATGCATCCGCTGTACTTAAGAAG GTGGCAGAAGGCAAAACCGCTTCCAGGAGTGAAAAGGCTTGTCAAGCATCTTCACAAGAATGGAGTACCACTGGCACTTGCTTCAAACTCCATCAGGAGAAATATTGATCACAAACTCGCGAAACTAGAAG ATTGGGGAGACTGTTTTTCTGTTATTCTCGGTGGTGATCAGGTCCCTAAAGGAAAACCTTCCCCTGACAT ATTTCTGGAGGCTGCAAAGAGACTTGGTGTAAATCCATCGTCATGCTTGGTCATAGAAGATTCTCT TGTTGGAGTTCAGGGTGCCAAGGCTTCTGGGGCAAAGGTGGTTGCAGTTCCATCACTTCAAAGTCAAAGGCAACTCTATTCAATTGCCGATGTTGTCCTCTATTCACTCTTGGACTTCCATCCTGAGCTGTGGGGTCTTCCTCCATTTGAAGATC GTATCCAAGGTGCTTTGCCCATTGATCCATTATTCTCAAATGTCCAAATAGGCAATGCAATTTTAAACAATCTTCATATGGTGCTATCAG ATGACCGTACCTATGAATTTATTCCTGACCAAATATCAGGAATATTTTTTGGTTGGGCCAAGTTCAAAGTGCATGGATTTTCTAAGGTGGTCATCGGCATTGGGTGGGACTTTTCACAGCAGAATCCTGAAAGAGTGATG GAAAATATATTGCAAGCTCTAAGTATAACTGACGAAGACAGAAGAATTGCAAGTGATGCATTGGACCTCCTAGCTTTCTCTGAATGCGCAAATGGCCTTCATCTAACCTGA
- the LOC133921130 gene encoding pentatricopeptide repeat-containing protein At4g21190-like, which yields MFCLRNYWSPAFTLGREGAPVGRPLKFNSLVVCGARGPRPRYPRVWRTSKKIGTISKSQKLVQCIKDLSNVKEEVYGALDSFVAWELEFPLIVVKKALKTLEDGREWKRIIQVIKWMFNKGQGKTMGSYYTLLNALIEDGRVEEAEELFGKIFSRYMEGLPRTFFMRMISLYYNLGSYDKMFEVFADMEELGVRPEGSIIRMLSDVFQKLGMMDKYEKLKKKYPPPKWEYRYIKGKRIRMRVYPGNKTEEATKGDPDEDELEEAESIHIDNELEEAGSTGLDRNVLDDAASGDLEYV from the exons ATGTTTTGCTTGAGAAACTACTGGTCGCCTGCATTTACTTTAGGACGGGAAGGGGCTCCTGTTGGACGTCCTCTAAAGTTCAATTCTTTAGTG GTTTGTGGCGCCAGGGGTCCCAGACCGAGATATCCCCGTGTGTGGAGAACTAGTAAGAAAATAGGGACTATTTCGAAGTCGCAGAAGCTTGTCCAATGT ATCAAAGATTTGTCGAATGTAAAGGAGGAAGTTTATGGCGCGCTTGACTCATTTGTTGCATGGGAACTGGAGTTTCCATTGATAGTAGTAAAGAAGGCACTGAAGACACTTGAAGATGGAAGGGAATGGAAACGAATAATTCAG GTTATTAAGTGGATGTTCAACAAAGGTCAAGGGAAGACAATGGGAAGCTATTACACTTTGTTGAATGCTTTAATTGAGGATGGACGAGTTGAGGAAGCAGAAGAGTTATTTGGAAAGATATTCTCACGATATATGGAGGGTTTGCCTCGTACTTTCTTCATGAGAATGATCTCTTTGTATTACAATTTGGGATCATATGATAAGATGTTTGAG GTTTTTGCTGATATGGAAGAGCTGGGTGTTAGACCTGAGGGTTCAATTATCAGGATGCTAAGTGATGTATTTCAGAAGTTAGGGATGATGGACAAATACGAAAAGTTAAAGAAGAAATATCCACCACCAAAATGGGAATATCGATACATCAAAGGCAAGCGCATCAGAATGAGGGTTTACCCGGGCAATAAAACTGAAGAGGCGACAAAAGGAGACCCTGACGAAGATGAACTGGAAGAGGCAGAAAGTATACACATTGACAATGAACTGGAAGAAGCAGGAAGCACAGGCCTGGACAGGAATGTACTGGACGATGCAGCTTCTGGAGACCTTGAATATGTATAG
- the LOC133889705 gene encoding heavy metal-associated isoprenylated plant protein 28 has protein sequence MCVHMDCPGCEKKIRKAIQRLEGVDGVDIDMAQQKVTVNGDVEQKKVLKAVRRTGRRAVLWPFPYSAGAGGAVHVLAQQQQQLYHPGAGQAHGSHAARPTSSYNYYKHGYDDSRLYGPYYHHGANSAVAGTRTTDYFSDENAQGCSVM, from the coding sequence ATGTGCGTGCACATGGACTGCCCCGGGTGCGAGAAGAAGATACGGAAGGCGATCCAGAGGCTGGAAGGCGTGGACGGCGTGGACATCGACATGGCGCAGCAGAAGGTGACGGTGAACGGGGACGTGGAGCAGAAGAAGGTGCTCAAGGCGGTGCGGCGGACGGGGCGGCGCGCCGTGCTGTGGCCGTTCCCGTACtccgcgggcgcgggcggcgcggtGCACGTCctggcgcagcagcagcagcagctgtacCACCCGGGCGCGGGGCAGGCGCACGGGAGCCACGCGGCGCGGCCCACGTCCTCGTACAACTACTACAAGCACGGGTACGATGACTCGCGGCTGTACGGCCCCTACTACCACCACGGCGCCAACTCTGCCGTCGCCGGCACCAGGACCACCGACTACTTCAGCGACGAGAATGCGCAGGGGTGCTCCGTCATGTGA
- the LOC133921154 gene encoding bifunctional riboflavin kinase/FMN phosphatase-like isoform X1, with protein MAAAHQVSAVIFDLDGTLLDTERVTRDILNEFLAAYGKVPDAEKEEKRLGQMYKESTTGVIADYGLPLTVEEYSEAMHPLYLRRWQKAKPLPGVKRLVKHLHKNGVPLALASNSIRRNIDHKLAKLEDWGDCFSVILGGDQVPKGKPSPDIFLEAAKRLGVNPSSCLVIEDSLVGVQGAKASGAKVVAVPSLQSQRQLYSIADVVLYSLLDFHPELWGLPPFEDRIQGALPIDPLFSNVQIGNAILNNLHMVLSDDRTYEFIPDQISGIFFGWAKFKVHGFSKVVIGIGWDFSQQNPERVMHIDFVDSSSRIRTEPMELLVTGYIRKLQSTENILQALSITDEDRRIASDALDLLAFSECANGLHLT; from the exons ATGGCAGCGGCGCACCAGGTCTCGGCAGTGATCTTTGATCTGGACGGCACCCTCCTGGACACAG AGAGGGTGACAAGGGACATCTTGAATGAATTCTTGGCGGCGTACGGGAAGGTCCCTGATGCggagaaggaagagaagaggTTGGGGCAGATGTACAAGGAATCTACTACCGGGGTCATCGCAGACTACGGGCTGCCGCTGACTGTTGAGGAGTACTCGGAAGCGATGCATCCGCTGTACTTAAGAAG GTGGCAGAAGGCAAAACCGCTTCCAGGAGTGAAAAGGCTTGTCAAGCATCTTCACAAGAATGGAGTACCACTGGCACTTGCTTCAAACTCCATCAGGAGAAATATTGATCACAAACTCGCGAAACTAGAAG ATTGGGGAGACTGTTTTTCTGTTATTCTCGGTGGTGATCAGGTCCCTAAAGGAAAACCTTCCCCTGACAT ATTTCTGGAGGCTGCAAAGAGACTTGGTGTAAATCCATCGTCATGCTTGGTCATAGAAGATTCTCT TGTTGGAGTTCAGGGTGCCAAGGCTTCTGGGGCAAAGGTGGTTGCAGTTCCATCACTTCAAAGTCAAAGGCAACTCTATTCAATTGCCGATGTTGTCCTCTATTCACTCTTGGACTTCCATCCTGAGCTGTGGGGTCTTCCTCCATTTGAAGATC GTATCCAAGGTGCTTTGCCCATTGATCCATTATTCTCAAATGTCCAAATAGGCAATGCAATTTTAAACAATCTTCATATGGTGCTATCAG ATGACCGTACCTATGAATTTATTCCTGACCAAATATCAGGAATATTTTTTGGTTGGGCCAAGTTCAAAGTGCATGGATTTTCTAAGGTGGTCATCGGCATTGGGTGGGACTTTTCACAGCAGAATCCTGAAAGAGTGATG CACATAGATTTTGTTGATTCTTCTAGCAGGATCAGAACAGAGCCCATGGAGCTGCTTGTAACTGGTTACATCCGGAAGCTCCAAAGCACA GAAAATATATTGCAAGCTCTAAGTATAACTGACGAAGACAGAAGAATTGCAAGTGATGCATTGGACCTCCTAGCTTTCTCTGAATGCGCAAATGGCCTTCATCTAACCTGA
- the LOC133921136 gene encoding LOW QUALITY PROTEIN: DNA polymerase eta-like (The sequence of the model RefSeq protein was modified relative to this genomic sequence to represent the inferred CDS: inserted 1 base in 1 codon) — protein sequence MLLQAPPDWSEQIFVEAAKWAFLLDKENNVRAWLCRADADYQDKLLACGAIIVVQLRVRVLEETQFTYSAGIALNKMLGKLVSGMHKPAQQTVVPSSSLQDFLASLPVKKMKQLGGKLGSSLQDDLGVEAIGDILSFIEEKLQEHHGVNTGTWLWKIARGISGEEVEDXLLPKSHGCGKTFFGPKALRNNVSVNKLS from the exons ATGCTCTTACAAGCTCCACCTGATTGGTCGGAACAGATTTTTGTGGAGGCCGCAAAGTGGGCCTTCCTTCT TGACAAGGAAAATAATGTGAGGGCATGGCTTTGTCGAGCGGACGCTGATTACCAGGATAAGTTACTGGCATGTGGAGCTATAATTGTTGTGCAGTTACGAGTCAGAGTTCTGGAAGAAACCCAATTCACATACTCTGCTGGTATTGCTCTCAATAAG ATGTTAGGTAAACTTGTCAGCGGAATGCACAAGCCTGCTCAACAAACAGTTGTCCCTTCGTCATCACTTCAGGACTTTCTAGCATCACTGCCTGTGAAGAAGAT GAAGCAGCTTGGTGGTAAGCTTGGAAGTTCCTTGCAGGATGATCTTGGGGTTGAGGCTATTGGTGATATTCTAAGTTTCATAGAGGAAAAGTTACAAGAACACCATGGAGTAAATACAGG AACATGGTTATGGAAGATTGCAAGGGGTATTAGTGGAGAAGAAGTTGAGG GTCTTCTACCGAAGAGTCATGGCTGTGGAAAGACCTTTTTTGGACCAAAAGCACTGAGGAATAACGTTTCTGTAAATAAGTTAAGCTAG